The Fragaria vesca subsp. vesca linkage group LG2, FraVesHawaii_1.0, whole genome shotgun sequence genome includes a window with the following:
- the LOC101291694 gene encoding jasmonate O-methyltransferase-like, translating to MELMQILHMNKGNGEASYAQNSKVQNKILTIAKPIIEEALLKLLGSNNNDMALESMGIADLGCSSGPNTFLLISEIMDVIRAKLSSGLLHPSSSSMEFRVFLNDLFSNDFNTVFMSLPAFHNKLRKDDRYKRLFGANPNLFISAVPGTFYGRLFPRNSLHFVHSSSSLHWLSQVPPSLDSTAGTALNKGKIYISKSSPQYVLDAYSLQFHKDFSMFLKSRAEEIVGGGRMVLSFIGRPTLDPTTEQSCYHWELLALALMSMVSDGLVEEEKVDSFNAPYYAPCAEELKSELQKDGSFIMDRLEAFEIDWDGGADDQAITMNGFDHDQMVARSGKRVANTIRAVAESMIEAHFGIEIMDDLFRRYAELVTKHLLETRTKYINLVISLIRRY from the exons ATGGAGCTAATGCAAATACTTCACATGAACAAAGGCAACGGCGAGGCTAGTTATGCCCAAAACTCCAAAGTTCAG AACAAGATATTAACAATCGCAAAGCCAATCATCGAAGAAGCCTTGCTCAAACTGTTGGGGTCAAACAACAATGATATGGCATTGGAGAGTATGGGCATAGCGGATTTGGGTTGCTCATCTGGACCTAACACCTTTCTTCTCATATCGGAGATCATGGATGTCATACGTGCCAAACTCAGCAGCGGCCTGCTGCATCCCTCGTCGTCGTCAATGGAGTTTAGAGTGTTTCTCAACGACCTATTCAGCAACGACTTCAACACCGTCTTCATGTCACTTCCAGCATTCCACAACAAGCTGAGAAAAGACGATCGCTACAAGAGACTGTTCGGGGCTAACCCCAACCTCTTCATTTCCGCGGTGCCGGGAACTTTCTACGGCAGATTGTTTCCCAGAAACAGCCTTCATTTCGTTCACTCGTCCTCCAGTCTTCACTGGCTGTCTCAAGTTCCCCCGAGCCTGGACAGCACCGCCGGCACGGCCTTGAACAAGGGGAAGATCTACATTTCTAAGAGCAGCCCGCAATATGTGTTGGATGCGTACTCACTTCAATTCCACAAGGACTTCTCAATGTTTCTCAAGTCTCGGGCAGAAGAAATAGTTGGAGGAGGAAGAATGGTATTGTCATTCATAGGCAGGCCAACACTTGACCCTACAACCGAACAGAGTTGCTACCATTGGGAGCTATTAGCCCTTGCATTGATGAGCATGGTTTCAGAT GGTCTTGTGGAAGAGGAGAAAGTTGATTCCTTCAACGCTCCTTACTATGCTCCATGCGCAGAGGAACTGAAGTCGGAGCTGCAGAAGGACGGGTCCTTCATAATGGACCGACTTGAAGCGTTCGAAATCGATTGGGATGGTGGTGCTGATGATCAAGCTATTACCATGAATGGTTTTGATCATGATCAAATGGTGGCTAGGAGTGGGAAGAGGGTGGCCAATACCATAAGAGCGGTGGCGGAGTCAATGATCGAAGCTCATTTTGGGATAGAGATTATGGATGATCTGTTTAGGAGGTACGCCGAACTCGTCACCAAACACTTGTTAGAGACAAGAACCAAGTATATCAATTTGGTCATTTCACTGATCAGAAGATATTGA